In Betta splendens chromosome 22, fBetSpl5.4, whole genome shotgun sequence, the following proteins share a genomic window:
- the LOC129603608 gene encoding B2 bradykinin receptor-like, translating into MTSPSTSFAANFSSVAAHGHQNQANATGCPIGKTEDWVYTALEANILVISALGIGLNLFVLSVFCCHRKRCTVAELYLSNLAAADLLLMSFLPFWAVSAGNRFAWAFGGALCRVVNLSIVMNVYCSIYFLVLVSMDRYWALVKPLSSEKMRSAKFAKLGCVLVWGGGLLLSVPTIIYRETTTYPHLNQTYCSFSSEVQLGFEVMLSAFSFIIPLPIISFCTWKILQALNKRLRRASKPQQKEHKATRLILAVLLAFLLCWVPFHLVRIIELLYRLKVLKECTLRAALGVCRQVFMNLAYFNSVLNPILYVIMGGNFRKKARELFLSPARTMSIRTGNSSLNSKGTFRLRSARLKNILS; encoded by the exons ATGACGTCTCCCTCAACAAG CTTCGCTGCAAACTTCAGCTCTGTGGCCGCACACGGACACCAGAACCAGGCAAATGCCACTGGATGTCCCATAGGGAAAACAGAGGACTGGGTTTACACCGCGCTGGAAGCGAACATCCTGGTGATCTCCGCGCTGGGAATCGGGCTGAACCTCTTCGTCCTGAGCGTCTTCTGCTGCCACAGGAAGCGATGCACCGTGGCCGAGCTCTACCTGAGCAACCTGGCGGCCGCCGACCTGCTCCTCATGTCCTTCTTGCCCTTCTGGGCCGTCAGCGCCGGGAACAGGTTCGCCTGGGCGTTCGGCGGAGCCCTGTGCCGCGTGGTGAACCTCTCCATCGTCATGAACGTGTACTGCAGCATCTacttcctggttctggtcaGCATGGACCGCTACTGGGCGCTGGTGAAGCCGCTGTCCAGTGAGAAAATGCGTTCAGCAAAGTTTGCCAAACTGGGCTGTGTGCTGGTTTGGGGCGGAGGTCTGCTGCTGAGCGTCCCCACCATCATCTACAGAGAAACCACAACTTACCCTCATTTAAATCAAACATACTGCTCTTTTTCTTCAGAGGTACAGCTGGGGTTTGAGGTGATGTTGTCTGCATTCAGCTTCATCATTCCCCTCCCCATTATTTCCTTCTGCACTTGGAAGATCCTCCAAGCTCTGAATAAGCGGTTAAGAAGGGCGTCAAAGCCTCAGCAAAAGGAGCACAAGGCCACCAGGCTGATCCTGGCCGTGCTGCTGGCcttcctgctctgctgggtGCCGTTCCACCTGGTGAGGATCATAGAGCTGCTCTACAGGCTCAAAGTGTTGAAGGAGTGCACGCTCAGGGCTGCATTAGGGGTCTGCAGGCAGGTCTTCATGAACCTGGCCTATTTCAACAGCGTCCTCAACCCCATCCTCTACGTCATCATGGGGGGAAACTTCAGGAAGAAAGCGAGGGAGCTCTTCTTGTCACCAGCCAGGACGATGAGTATTAGAACAGGTAACTCCAGTCTAAACTCCAAGGGCACGTTCCGATTAAGAAGTGCGAGACTCAAGAACATTTTGAGTTGA
- the bdkrb1 gene encoding B1 bradykinin receptor, which produces MEPPPQNHSASLLFNASSADWELVLAAIPPYVLAVALLGLPANAFVLGVLALHRDRLTVAELYLGNLALADFALLCGLPFWAVNVLRGFDWPYGDALCKAVNAAATLNFYTSVYTLVMISVDRYLALVEPMRARWLRRTLYAKVACGLLWALGLLLSAPTLLHRRVVYVEEYGTTSCVLDFQHGSPWKVAHQVLLNTVGFVLPVAVIVLSSAKIVKALVQRQESVSLHDPSDTRAAVLVSAVALLFVLCWGPFQVVTFLDTLYDVRALDERLWSRGLDVGHQVSVYLAFLNSALNPLLYVFSGQYFRRKVSAIYRRTRRRRRRGSDVTACQRSVVSTYINRTDAIKAKDNV; this is translated from the coding sequence ATGGAGCCGCCGCCTCAGAACCACAGCGCGTCCCTGCTGTTCAACGCCTCCTCCGCAGACTGGGAGCTGGTCCTCGCCGCCATCCCCCCCTACGTCCTGGCGGTGGCGCTGCTCGGCCTGCCCGCCAACGCCTTCGTGCTGGGCGTGTTGGCGCTGCACCGGGACCGCCTGACGGTGGCGGAGCTCTACCTGGGCAACCTGGCGCTGGCCGACTTCGCCCTGCTGTGCGGCCTCCCGTTCTGGGCCGTCAACGTGCTCCGCGGCTTCGACTGGCCCTACGGCGACGCCCTGTGCAAGGCCGTCAACGCCGCCGCCACCCTCAACTTCTACACCAGCGTCTACACGCTGGTCATGATCAGCGTGGACCGTTACCTGGCGCTGGTGGAGCCCATGAGGGCCCGGTGGCTGAGGCGTACGCTCTACGCCAAGGTCGCCTGCGGCCTCCTGTGGGCGCTGGGGCTCCTGCTGAGCGCCCCCACCCTGCTGCACAGGAGGGTGGTCTACGTGGAGGAGTACGGGACCACGTCCTGCGTCCTGGACTTCCAGCACGGCAGCCCCTGGAAGGTGGCCCATCAGGTTCTGCTGAACACGGTGGGCTTCGTGCTCCCGGTGGCGGTCATAGTCCTCAGCAGCGCTAAGATAGTGAAGGCTCTGGTTCAGCGGCAGGAGAGCGTGAGTCTCCACGACCCCAGCGACACCAGGGCCGCGGTGCTGGTGTCCGCCGTGGCGCTGCTCTTCGTCCTCTGCTGGGGTCCGTTCCAGGTCGTCACCTTCCTCGACACGCTCTACGACGTGCGGGCGCTGGACGAGCGGCTGTGGTCGCGCGGCCTCGACGTCGGGCACCAGGTCTCCGTGTATCTGGCCTTTCTCAACAGCGCCCTGAACCCCCTGCTCTATGTCTTCTCGGGCCAGTACTTCAGGAGGAAGGTGAGCGCCATCTACAGGCGGaccaggcggcggcggcgccggggctCGGACGTGACCGCGTGTCAGCGCTCCGTCGTGTCCACCTACATCAACAGGACAGACGCGATTAAGGCAAAGGATAATGTGTGA
- the LOC114848528 gene encoding B2 bradykinin receptor-like — MENETTSELGCNHTDAWDWVYSMQPAYMSVICFFGVLGNSLVLCVFCLQPRPASVADVYLSNLAVADLLMVSCLPFWVVAVTNRFHWTFGEPMCRLVGTVIGMNYQCSVLFLTLVSVDRYLVLTRPLTRGRRRRAFWARAICLGVWVAGISLSFPAVLFRSVRFFPHLGISACYLAYPHEGWRLRYNVSVAVVGFLVPVPVVSFCSYHIAKAVCHSRKLRRGGGGAEGKAARLVLAVLAAFVLCWLPYQLLTFLDTLDHYQVISGCTWAHVLDIGEQLATYLGYSNSALNPFLYAIVGKHFRQRAREAFGAARRRRRRPGPRPRPLNADVASSKHTGSTRM; from the coding sequence ATGGAGAATGAAACCACCTCTGAGCTGGGGTGCAACCACACAGACGCGTGGGACTGGGTCTACAGCATGCAGCCGGCCTACATGTCCGTCATCTGCTTCTTCGGCGTGCTCGGGAACTCCCTGGTTCTCTGCGTGTTCTGCCTGCAGCCGAGACCCGCGTCGGTGGCCGACGTCTACCTGAGCAACCTGGCCGTCGCCGACCTCCTCATGGTGTCGTGCCTGCCGTTCTGGGTGGTGGCCGTCACCAACAGGTTCCACTGGACCTTCGGCGAGCCCATGTGCCGGCTCGTCGGCACCGTCATCGGGATGAATTATCAGTGCAGCGTCCTGTTCCTCACGCTCGTGAGCGTGGACAGGTACCTGGTTCTGACCCGGCCGCTGACCCGGGGCAGGCGGAGGCGAGCCTTCTGGGCCCGGGCCATCTGCCTGGGCGTCTGGGTTGCCGGGATCTCCCTCAGCTTCCCCGCCGTCCTCTTCCGCTCGGTGCGGTTCTTCCCTCATTTGGGGATAAGCGCGTGCTACCTCGCGTACCCCCACGAAGGCTGGCGGCTGCGCTACAACGTGAGCGTGGCGGTCGTGGGCTTCCTGGTCCCGGTCCCCGTCGTGTCCTTCTGCAGCTACCACATCGCCAAGGCGGTCTGTCACAGCCGGAAGCTGAgacggggcggcggcggcgccgaggggAAGGCGGCGCGCCTGGTCCTCGCCGTCCTCGCCGCCTTCGTCCTCTGCTGGCTGCCGTACCAGCTCCTCACCTTCCTGGACACCTTGGACCACTACCAGGTCATCTCCGGGTGCACGTGGGCGCACGTGTTGGACATCGGCGAGCAGCTGGCCACCTACCTCGGGTACAGCAACAGCGCGCTGAACCCCTTCCTCTACGCCATCGTGGGGAAGCACTTCAGGCAGAGGGCGAGGGAAGCGTTCGGGGCGgcgcggcgccggaggaggcggcCGGGGCCGAGGCCTCGTCCTTTGAACGCCGACGTCGCGTCCAGCAAACACACCGGAAGCACCagaatgtaa
- the LOC114849009 gene encoding B2 bradykinin receptor-like: MTTSVPASFESSTPHANQTGAGPCPSEPTEQWVYDTVQTYILVISALGMGLNLFVLTVFCCHRKRCTVAELYLSNLAAADLLLVSFLPFWAVSAGNRFAWTFGGALCRAVNLSIVMNVYCSIYFLVLVSMDRYWALVKPLSSEKMRSAKFAKLGCVLVWGGGLLLSVPTIIYREVRDYPHLNQTYCSLFYPSPRAHLGFEGMFSAFSFIIPLPIISFCTWKILQALYNRLPNKTSNQGKDNKEHKATRLILAVLLAFLLCWVPFHLLRIIELLYRFRVLTECRLGAALGVCRQVFMNLAYFNSVLNPILYVIVGGNFRKKARELFKSSAKQTTKSSSFSSRSTIIKSLRRSVKGESG, encoded by the exons ATGACTACAAG CGTCCCTGCCAGCTTCGAGTCCTCCACTCCGCACGCGAACCAAACCGGCGCCGGCCCGTGTCCGAGCGAGCCCACGGAGCAGTGGGTTTACGACACGGTTCAGACGTACATCCTGGTGATCTCCGCGCTGGGAATGGGGCTGAACCTCTTCGTCCTGACCGTCTTCTGCTGCcacaggaagcgctgcaccgTGGCCGAGCTCTACCTGAGCAACCTGGCGGCCGCCGACCTGCTCCTGGTGTCCTTCTTGCCCTTCTGGGCCGTCAGCGCCGGGAACAGGTTCGCCTGGACGTTCGGCGGAGCCCTGTGCCGCGCGGTGAACCTCTCCATCGTCATGAACGTGTACTGCAGCATCTacttcctggttctggtcaGCATGGACCGCTACTGGGCGCTGGTGAAGCCGCTGTCCAGTGAGAAAATGCGTTCGGCAAAGTTTGCCAAACTGGGCTGTGTGCTGGTTTGGGGCGGAGGGCTGCTGCTGAGCGTCCCCACCATCATCTACAGGGAAGTCAGAGATTACCCTCATTTAAATCAAACATACTGCTCTTTATTTTACCCGAGTCCAAGGGCACATCTGGGGTTTGAGGGGATGTTCTCTGCATTCAGCTTCATCATTCCCCTCCCCATTATTTCCTTCTGCACTTGGAAGATCCTCCAAGCTCTGTACAACCGTCTACCAAACAAGACAAGCAACCAGGGCAAGGACAACAAGGAGCACAAGGCCACCAGGCTGATCCTGGCCGTGCTGCTGGCcttcctgctctgctgggtGCCGTTCCACCTGCTGAGGATCATAGAGCTGCTCTACAGATTCAGAGTGTTGACGGAGTGCCGGCTCGGCGCTGCATTAGGGGTCTGCAGGCAGGTCTTCATGAACCTGGCCTATTTCAACAGCGTCCTCAACCCCATCCTCTACGTCATCGTGGGGGGAAACTTCAGGAAGAAGGCGAGGGAGCTCTTCAAGTCGTCTGCCAAACAGACGACCAAgagctccagcttcagttcTAGAAGCACAATCATAAAGAGTCTTAGAAGAAGTGTTAAAGGTGAGAGTGGCTGA
- the LOC114849079 gene encoding B2 bradykinin receptor-like, with amino-acid sequence MSSGRMALQTTSAPNVSAALSYGDRNGTNGSDCADQDVLEWLYVFQPVYMLLITALGVLLNVFVLMVFCCHKKPCTVAEIYLSNLAAADLLLVSCLPFWAVNVFNDYNWPFGLFLCKVVNMGIKMNTYCSVYFLVLVSIDRYVALVHTMSHGRMRRPKYAKLGCLLMWGFGLLLTAPTLIFREVQHVVEYDVTACILNYPNHGVEVFCDGMLIAFGFVIPISIISFCTIKIIQALKVQAVERFSGEKTEHRATTLILAVLLAFLVCWVPFHVVTTVDVLVRAKVLGGCHLTTALDVCNQLFTYLAFFNSVLNPVLYVIVGKNFRKKVCGLFKQWSARRKATADSTRSNQSSTLKTFM; translated from the exons ATGTCTTCAGGAAGAATGGCTCTGCAAACTACAAG CGCCCCAAACGTCAGCGCCGCGCTTTCCTACGGGGACCGGAACGGCACTAATGGCTCCGACTGTGCGGACCAGGACGTGCTGGAGTGGCTCTACGTCTTCCAGCCGGTGTACATGCTGCTCATCACCGCCCTGGGAGTCCTGCTCAACGTCTTCGTCCTGATGGTCTTCTGCTGCCACAAGAAGCCGTGCACCGTGGCCGAGATCTACCTGAGCAACCTGGCGGCCGCCGACCTGCTCCTGGTGTCCTGCCTGCCCTTCTGGGCCGTCAACGTGTTCAACGACTACAACTGGCCCTTTGGACTGTTCCTCTGTAAGGTGGTCAACATGGGCATCAAGATGAACACCTACTGCAGCGTCTacttcctggttctggtcaGCATCGACCGCTACGTGGCTCTGGTGCACACCATGTCCCACGGCCGGATGCGGCGGCCGAAGTACGCCAAGCTGGGCTGCCTGCTGATGTGGGGCTTCGGGCTGCTGCTCACCGCGCCCACGCTCATCTTCAGGGAAGTGCAGCACGTGGTGGAGTACGACGTGACCGCGTGCATTCTCAACTACCCCAACCACGGCGTGGAGGTGTTCTGCGACGGCATGCTCATCGCGTTCGGCTTCGTCATCCCCATTTCCATCATATCCTTCTGCACCATCAAGATCATCCAGGCCCTCAAGGTCCAAGCGGTGGAGCGGTTCAGCGGGGAGAAGACGGAGCACCGGGCCACCACCCTGATCCTGGCCGTGCTGCTGGCCTTCCTTGTCTGCTGGGTGCCGTTCCATGTGGTCACCACCGTGGACGTGCTGGTGCGGGCCAAGGTCCTGGGGGGGTGCCACCTCACCACCGCGCTGGACGTCTGCAACCAGCTCTTCACCTACCTGGCCTTCTTCAACAGCGTGCTCAACCCCGTGCTGTACGTCATCGTGGGGAAGAACTTCCGCAAGAAGGTCTGCGGGCTCTTCAAGCAGTGGAGCGCGAGGCGGAAGGCGACCGCCGACTCCACGCGCTCCAATCAGTCGTCGACCCTCAAGACGTTCATGTGA